CAGGTCGGGGATCGACGGCTCGGCGATGGGACCGCCGGCGTCGATCAGCACGTCCGCGGTGAGCGGCCCGTCGCTGGTCTCGACCCGCCAGCGCTGGGCGGTGTCGTCCCAGGACGCCTCGTGTAGGGCGCAGCCGAAGCGGATGTGAGGCAGCAGTCCGTACTCGCGTGCCACCCGGTTCAGGTAGGCGCGGATCTCGGGCTGCTTGGAAAAGGCCTGGCTCCATTGCGGGTTGGGCGCGAAGGAGAGCGAGTAGAGATTCGACGGGATGTCGCAGGCGCAGCCGGGATAGGTGTTGTCCCGCCACACCCCGCCGACTTCCCGCGCGCGCTCGAGCACCGCGAAGTCCTCGCCCTGCTGCTTGAGTGCGTGGGCCGCGGCAAGCCCGCCGAAGCCGGCACCGACGACGAGGACATGCAGGTGTGGTGGGTCGGATTCCGCGGTCATCTTGGCAACTCCTCTAGAAAAACTAACAAGACTCGCGTTACAGTCCCATCCATGTCGAGAGCCGTCAAGAGTCCGGGCGCCGAGGATCAGGCCGCCAACGGGCAGATCCGCCGCCGCAGGCAGCCGGTCCAGGCCCGCAGCCGCGAGACCGTGGAGCGGATCTTGGAGGCCGCGGACGCCTTCATCGAGGAAGGCGGGCTCGATGCCGTGACGACCCGCAACGTCGCCGAGCGCGCCGGCATCACACCGCCCTCGCTCTACCGGTTCTTCGCCGACCGCGAGCAGGTGCTCGACGCGCTGATCGAGCAGCACCTCGAACGGCTCGGCGCCTTCCTGGCCGAGGCCGAGCAGCGGTGGGCGCCGGGTTCGGCCGCGGAGTTCGTCGCGCGCGAACTCGACACCTTCGCCGCCTACTTCAAGGGCCACCACAACATGGCCCGGCTGTGGTTCGACGGTCGCGTCTCGCCGACCGTGCGGGCTGAGGTGGGGCGCTACCAGCACCGCACCGCGCAGCGCCTGCACGCGCTGGCGATCTCGGCCGGATTCGCCACCGCGTGCAATGACCCCCGGATCTTCGTTCTCGCGGTCGAACTCGGCGATCGGGTCCTGGACCTGGCCTTCCGCGAGCGCAACGAACCCGATCCGCACGTGATCCGGCACGGCCACACCGCGCTGACCGCGTACCTCGAGGCGGCGCTGCGGCAGTAGGCCGGACACCGTCCCCACCGTCCGGCCTGCTGCCGGGCGGTGAACTCCACACCAGCGACACCGCCGGAACCGTGCATCACGCGGTCCGGCCCATCCCGAACAGGAGGGGCAACGTGGCCCCGCATGACGCTCTCCCCCGCACCGCCCTGCCCATGCCCGACCGGCCCCGGCCCGGGCTGACCACCTACGACGCCCGGGACCCGGACACGTCGTACGCGCCGATCATCCCGCTGCGCCCGCCCGCGGGCGCGCCGAACGTCCTGGTGATTCTGCTCGACGATGTGGGTTTCGGAGCCTCGAGCGTGTTCGGCGGACCCATCGAGACCCCGGCGGCGCAGAAGCTTGCCGACGGCGGGCTGCGCTACTCACGGTTCCACACCACCGCGTTGTGCTCCCCGACCCGGCAAGCGCTGCTGACCGGACGCAACCACCACTCGGTCGGCATGGGCGCGATCACCGAACTCGCGACCTCGGCTCCGGGATACAACACGATCCGGCCCAACACCAAGGCCCCGTTGGCCGAGACACTGCGGCTCAACGGATATGCGACCGCGCAGTTCGGCAAGTGCCACGAGGTACCGGTGTGGGAGACCAGCCCGGCCGGTCCCTTCGAGCGCTGGCCCACCGGCAGCGGGTTCGAGTACTTCTACGGCTTCGTCGGCGGGGAGACCAACCAGTACTACCCGGCGCTCTACGAGGGCACCACCCCGGTCGAGCCCGACCGGACCCCGCAGGAGGGCTACCACCTGACCGAGGACCTCGCCGACCGCAGCGTCGACTGGATCCGCCGCCAGCACGCCCTCCAGGGCGACCGGCCCTTCTTCCTGTACTTCGCCCCCGGCGCGACCCACGCACCGCACCACGCACCCAAGGAGTGGTCCGACCGGTACGCGGGCCGTTTCGAGGCCGGCTGGGACGCGCTGCGCGAAGAGATCTTCGAACGCCAGAAGGAACTCGGCGTCATCCCCGCCGATGCCGGATTGACCGCGTTCAACCCGGAGATCCCGCACTGGGACGAGATGCCCGAGGACCTCAAGCCGGTGCTGACCCGTCAGATGGAGGTCTACGCCGGATTCCTGGCCCACACCGACCACCAGATCGGCCGGCTGGTGCAGACCCTGGACGACCTGGAACTGCTCGACAATACGCTGATCTACTATGTCATCGGCGACAACGGCGCGTCCGCCGAGGGCACCCAACACGGCAGCTTCAACGAGGCGATCAACTTCAACGGCCTCAGCGCCCTGGAGTCGACGGACTTCCTTCGCGCCAAGGTAGACGAGTTCGGCACCCCGAGCGCGTACAACCACTACGCGGTCGGCTGGGCACACGCGATGTGCACCCCGTACCAGTGGACGAAGCAGGTCGCCTCGCACTGGGGCGGCACCCGCAACGGCACCGTCGTGCACTGGCCCGCCGGCATCGACGCGCGGGGCGAGATCCGCAACCAGTTCACCCACGTCATCGATATCGCACCGACCGTCCTGGAGGCGGCCGGGATACCCGAGCCCGTCACGGTGCACGGGGTGACCCAGGCCCCCATCGAGGGCGTGAGCATGGGCTACTCCTTCCACGACCCGGCGGCGCCCGAGCGACACCAGACCCAGTATTTCGAGATCGCCGGCAACCGCGGCATCTACCACCGCGGCTGGACCGCGGTCACCAAACACCGCACACCCTGGGAACTGCTCGGCGCGCAGATGGCAGCCTTCGACGACGACGTGTGGGAGCTCTACGGCCCCGAGGACTGGACCCAGTCGCGCAACCTCGCCGCCGAGCAGCCCGAGACCCTCCACCGGCTGCAACGCCTG
This genomic window from Actinospica robiniae DSM 44927 contains:
- a CDS encoding TetR/AcrR family transcriptional regulator → MSRAVKSPGAEDQAANGQIRRRRQPVQARSRETVERILEAADAFIEEGGLDAVTTRNVAERAGITPPSLYRFFADREQVLDALIEQHLERLGAFLAEAEQRWAPGSAAEFVARELDTFAAYFKGHHNMARLWFDGRVSPTVRAEVGRYQHRTAQRLHALAISAGFATACNDPRIFVLAVELGDRVLDLAFRERNEPDPHVIRHGHTALTAYLEAALRQ
- a CDS encoding sulfatase-like hydrolase/transferase; translation: MPDRPRPGLTTYDARDPDTSYAPIIPLRPPAGAPNVLVILLDDVGFGASSVFGGPIETPAAQKLADGGLRYSRFHTTALCSPTRQALLTGRNHHSVGMGAITELATSAPGYNTIRPNTKAPLAETLRLNGYATAQFGKCHEVPVWETSPAGPFERWPTGSGFEYFYGFVGGETNQYYPALYEGTTPVEPDRTPQEGYHLTEDLADRSVDWIRRQHALQGDRPFFLYFAPGATHAPHHAPKEWSDRYAGRFEAGWDALREEIFERQKELGVIPADAGLTAFNPEIPHWDEMPEDLKPVLTRQMEVYAGFLAHTDHQIGRLVQTLDDLELLDNTLIYYVIGDNGASAEGTQHGSFNEAINFNGLSALESTDFLRAKVDEFGTPSAYNHYAVGWAHAMCTPYQWTKQVASHWGGTRNGTVVHWPAGIDARGEIRNQFTHVIDIAPTVLEAAGIPEPVTVHGVTQAPIEGVSMGYSFHDPAAPERHQTQYFEIAGNRGIYHRGWTAVTKHRTPWELLGAQMAAFDDDVWELYGPEDWTQSRNLAAEQPETLHRLQRLWLIEATKHGVLPLDDRAAERFNPDLAGRPQLIRGNTQVLFPGMGHLNESSVINIKNKSHSITAQLLIPEAGVEGVILSQGGMAGGWSLYTRDGHLRYCYNLVGLQHFYVGSHDPLPTGEHQVRMEFDYDGPGLAKGGTVTLYLDGAEVGRGQLPVTQAIVFSGDETTNVGRESGSPVTPEYPPRGNEFTGEIRWVQIDVDTAAANQDHLIPVEERWRIAMTRQ